Proteins encoded by one window of Chryseobacterium foetidum:
- a CDS encoding response regulator, which yields MSISIAIVEDEKNYNNALKKVIDYQDDMKVVAQFFNGKNALEELSFHRPDAVMSDIQL from the coding sequence ATGAGTATTTCCATAGCCATAGTAGAAGACGAAAAAAACTACAACAATGCGTTGAAGAAAGTTATCGATTACCAGGATGACATGAAGGTGGTTGCCCAGTTTTTCAATGGCAAAAATGCTTTGGAAGAACTTTCGTTTCACCGACCAGACGCTGTAATGAGTGATATTCAGCTTTAG
- the rplO gene encoding 50S ribosomal protein L15: MNLNNIKPAAGSTFNSKRIGRGQGTGKGGTSTKGHKGQKARAGYSQKIGFEGGQMPLQRRLPKFGFKNVNRKEFRGINLDTIQTLIENKSITGEITREVLIENGLITKNELVKIMGRGELKSAVSISADKFTKSAEELISKAGGKAITL, encoded by the coding sequence ATGAATTTAAACAACATAAAACCAGCTGCAGGATCTACTTTCAATTCAAAAAGAATTGGTAGAGGTCAGGGTACTGGAAAAGGAGGTACTTCTACAAAAGGTCACAAAGGTCAGAAAGCTAGAGCTGGTTATTCTCAGAAAATCGGTTTCGAAGGTGGACAGATGCCTTTACAAAGAAGATTACCGAAATTCGGTTTCAAAAATGTAAACAGAAAAGAGTTTAGAGGAATCAACCTTGATACTATTCAGACTTTAATCGAGAACAAATCTATCACTGGAGAGATCACGAGAGAAGTATTGATTGAGAACGGTTTGATTACTAAAAACGAATTAGTGAAAATTATGGGTAGAGGAGAATTGAAATCTGCGGTTTCAATCTCTGCTGATAAGTTTACTAAATCTGCTGAAGAGTTGATCTCTAAAGCAGGAGGAAAAGCAATTACCTTATAA
- a CDS encoding DNA-directed RNA polymerase subunit alpha: protein MAILQFIKPDKVILLNSDEFKGQFEFRPLEPGFGLTIGNALRRVLLSSLEGYAISSIKIEGVEHEFSTIPGVIEDVTEIILNLKQVRLKASADGQANEQVVAKVSGQTVITAGDLGKSMSGFEVLNPELVICNLNADVSFEITFNVDKGRGYVPSEQNKSNNAPIGTIAIDSIFTPIKKVQYSIENYRVEQKTDYEKLVLDIETDGSISPQNALTEASKILIYHFMLFSDERITLETEAVKASIQYDEETLHTRQLLKSKLADMDLSVRALNCLKAAEVETLGELVSYSKSDLMKFRNFGKKSLTELEELVHSKGLNFGFDVAKYKLDADN from the coding sequence ATGGCAATTTTACAATTCATAAAACCCGATAAAGTAATCCTACTAAACTCTGATGAATTTAAAGGTCAATTCGAATTTCGTCCTTTAGAACCAGGTTTCGGGCTTACAATCGGTAATGCTTTGAGAAGAGTGTTGCTTTCTTCTCTGGAAGGATACGCTATTTCATCTATCAAAATAGAAGGTGTAGAGCACGAATTTTCAACTATTCCGGGAGTAATCGAAGATGTTACCGAAATTATTCTTAACCTTAAGCAGGTAAGATTGAAAGCTTCAGCAGATGGCCAGGCTAATGAGCAGGTAGTTGCTAAAGTTTCGGGGCAAACGGTTATTACAGCAGGAGATTTAGGTAAATCAATGAGCGGTTTCGAGGTTTTAAACCCGGAATTGGTAATTTGTAACTTAAACGCTGATGTTTCTTTCGAAATTACTTTCAATGTTGATAAAGGTAGAGGTTATGTTCCTTCAGAGCAAAACAAATCAAACAATGCACCAATTGGTACTATTGCTATTGATTCTATCTTTACGCCAATCAAAAAAGTACAGTATAGTATTGAAAATTACCGTGTAGAGCAAAAAACAGACTACGAAAAACTTGTACTAGATATAGAAACTGATGGCTCTATCAGCCCTCAGAATGCTTTAACTGAAGCTTCTAAGATATTAATTTATCACTTCATGTTGTTCTCTGATGAGAGAATCACTCTGGAGACTGAAGCTGTAAAAGCATCTATTCAGTACGATGAAGAAACACTTCACACAAGACAGTTACTTAAGTCTAAATTAGCAGATATGGATCTTTCTGTAAGAGCCCTAAACTGTCTGAAAGCAGCTGAAGTAGAAACTCTTGGAGAATTGGTTTCTTACAGTAAGTCTGATTTGATGAAATTCAGAAATTTTGGTAAAAAATCTTTGACAGAACTAGAAGAATTGGTGCATTCAAAAGGTCTTAACTTCGGTTTTGACGTTGCAAAATATAAATTAGACGCTGATAATTAA
- the rpmJ gene encoding 50S ribosomal protein L36 yields MKVRASIKKRSADCKIVRRKGVLFVINKKNPKFKQRQG; encoded by the coding sequence ATGAAAGTTAGAGCATCAATTAAAAAAAGAAGTGCTGATTGCAAAATAGTACGCAGAAAAGGTGTACTGTTTGTAATCAACAAGAAAAACCCAAAATTTAAACAAAGACAAGGTTAA
- the rpsE gene encoding 30S ribosomal protein S5 gives MLGLDNIERVKPGGLELKDRLVAVNRVTKVTKGGRAFGFSAIVVVGDEAGTIGFGLGKSKEVASAIAKAVEDAKKNLVKVPVMNHTIPHQTSARYGGADIFMRPASHGTGLIAGGAVRAVLESAGIHDILSKSKGSSNPHNVVKATFKALLDIRRPEEIARMRGVSLTKVFNG, from the coding sequence ATGTTAGGACTAGATAATATAGAAAGAGTAAAACCGGGAGGATTAGAACTTAAAGATCGTCTCGTTGCTGTAAATAGAGTAACAAAAGTAACCAAAGGAGGTAGAGCTTTCGGATTTTCTGCAATTGTTGTAGTAGGTGACGAAGCTGGAACTATCGGTTTTGGTTTAGGAAAATCTAAGGAAGTTGCTTCTGCTATCGCTAAGGCGGTAGAAGATGCTAAGAAAAACTTGGTAAAAGTTCCTGTAATGAATCACACAATCCCTCACCAGACTTCTGCAAGATACGGTGGTGCTGATATCTTCATGAGACCTGCTTCTCACGGTACAGGACTTATCGCCGGTGGTGCGGTAAGAGCGGTATTGGAGTCTGCTGGTATTCATGATATCCTTTCAAAATCTAAAGGATCTTCAAACCCTCACAATGTGGTAAAGGCAACTTTCAAAGCATTGTTAGACATCAGAAGACCAGAAGAAATCGCAAGAATGAGAGGAGTTTCTCTAACTAAAGTGTTTAACGGTTAA
- the rplR gene encoding 50S ribosomal protein L18 codes for MALSKLEKRIRIKRRVRGKISGSADLPRLSVYKSNKEIYAQLIDDKDGKTLASASSREKGAATGTKSEISAAVGKAIAAKAIAAGIENIVFDRNGFVYHGRVKALADGAREGGLKF; via the coding sequence ATGGCACTAAGTAAATTAGAAAAAAGAATAAGAATCAAAAGAAGAGTAAGAGGAAAAATCTCTGGATCTGCTGATTTGCCAAGATTATCTGTATACAAAAGTAATAAGGAAATTTACGCACAGTTAATCGACGATAAAGACGGAAAAACTTTAGCATCTGCCTCTTCAAGAGAGAAGGGCGCTGCTACCGGAACAAAAAGTGAAATTTCTGCTGCTGTAGGTAAAGCTATCGCTGCTAAAGCAATCGCTGCAGGAATTGAAAATATTGTATTTGACAGAAACGGTTTCGTATACCACGGTAGAGTGAAAGCTCTGGCTGACGGTGCGAGAGAAGGAGGACTTAAATTCTAA
- the rpsM gene encoding 30S ribosomal protein S13 yields MARISGIDLPKNKRGVIGLTYIYGVGRSTSSEILKNAGISEDKKVNEWNDDELAAIRNYISENIKVEGELRSEVQLNIKRLMDIGCQRGIRHRLGLPLRGQRTKNNSRTRKGKRKTVANKKKASK; encoded by the coding sequence ATGGCGAGAATTTCCGGTATTGATTTACCAAAAAACAAAAGAGGAGTTATCGGTTTAACTTACATCTACGGAGTGGGAAGAAGTACATCTTCTGAAATCCTTAAGAACGCCGGTATCAGCGAAGACAAAAAAGTCAACGAATGGAATGACGATGAATTGGCTGCAATCAGAAATTATATCTCAGAAAACATCAAAGTGGAGGGAGAGCTAAGATCTGAAGTGCAATTGAACATTAAGCGATTAATGGACATAGGATGCCAACGAGGAATACGTCACAGACTTGGATTACCTTTAAGAGGCCAGAGAACGAAAAACAACTCTAGAACACGTAAAGGAAAGAGAAAAACTGTTGCTAACAAGAAAAAAGCTAGTAAATAA
- the rpsK gene encoding 30S ribosomal protein S11 codes for MAKQTKVVKKRKVKVEAIGEAHIQASFNNIIISLTNKNGEVISWASAGKMGFRGSKKNTPFAAQMAAENCSAVAHEAGLRRVKVFVKGPGAGRESAIRSIHNSGIEVSEIVDVTPMPHNGCRPPKRRRV; via the coding sequence ATGGCAAAACAAACTAAAGTAGTTAAAAAAAGAAAAGTAAAAGTTGAGGCTATTGGTGAAGCGCACATTCAGGCGTCTTTCAATAACATCATCATTTCTTTAACAAATAAAAACGGAGAGGTAATCTCTTGGGCTTCTGCCGGTAAAATGGGTTTCAGAGGTTCTAAAAAGAATACTCCTTTTGCTGCTCAGATGGCAGCTGAAAATTGCTCTGCTGTAGCTCACGAAGCTGGTTTAAGAAGAGTAAAGGTGTTTGTGAAAGGTCCGGGTGCAGGTAGAGAATCTGCTATCAGATCTATTCACAATTCAGGAATTGAAGTTTCAGAAATCGTTGATGTGACGCCTATGCCACACAACGGATGCAGACCACCAAAAAGAAGAAGAGTTTAA
- the rplQ gene encoding 50S ribosomal protein L17: MRHGKKFNHLGRTSSHRSALLSNMACSLIEHKRINTTVAKAKALRVYVEPLLTKAKEDTTHNRRIVFSYLQSKEAVTELFRSVAPKIAERNGGYTRIIKTGFRKGDAADMALIELVDFNELYNPNAEEKKTTRRSRRSNTAKVAVEAAPAVEEKVEEPKAESADSTEEKAGE, encoded by the coding sequence ATGAGACACGGTAAAAAATTCAATCACTTAGGAAGAACGTCTTCACACAGAAGCGCTTTACTTTCTAATATGGCTTGTTCTCTAATTGAGCATAAGAGAATCAACACTACTGTAGCTAAAGCGAAAGCTTTAAGAGTATATGTTGAGCCTCTATTAACAAAGGCAAAAGAAGATACTACACACAATAGAAGAATTGTTTTTTCATATCTTCAAAGTAAAGAGGCTGTTACTGAACTTTTCAGATCAGTAGCTCCTAAAATCGCAGAAAGAAACGGAGGTTACACAAGAATCATCAAAACTGGTTTCAGAAAAGGTGATGCTGCTGACATGGCTCTTATCGAGCTTGTTGATTTCAACGAACTTTACAATCCTAATGCTGAGGAGAAAAAGACAACAAGAAGAAGTAGAAGATCAAATACTGCAAAAGTAGCTGTTGAAGCTGCACCAGCAGTTGAAGAGAAAGTTGAAGAGCCTAAGGCTGAATCAGCAGATTCTACTGAAGAGAAAGCTGGAGAATAA
- the rpsH gene encoding 30S ribosomal protein S8 yields the protein MVTDPISDFLTRVRNAQSAGHKVVEIPASKIKKEITKILFDQGYILNYKFEESAVQGTIKIALKYDKQTSKPAIKSIQRASRPGLRQYKGSGELPRVLNGLGISIISTSKGVMTDKKAREEKVGGEVICYVY from the coding sequence ATGGTAACAGATCCAATTTCAGATTTCCTGACTAGAGTAAGGAACGCACAAAGCGCAGGCCACAAAGTGGTGGAAATTCCTGCATCGAAAATCAAAAAGGAGATTACTAAGATCTTATTTGATCAGGGTTATATCTTAAACTACAAGTTTGAGGAGAGCGCTGTTCAGGGTACGATCAAAATCGCTTTGAAGTACGACAAGCAAACCAGCAAACCGGCAATCAAGAGCATTCAAAGAGCTTCAAGACCAGGTTTGAGACAGTACAAAGGTTCAGGTGAACTTCCAAGGGTACTAAACGGTTTGGGTATTTCTATCATCTCTACTTCTAAAGGAGTAATGACAGATAAGAAAGCTAGAGAAGAGAAAGTAGGCGGTGAAGTAATCTGCTATGTTTATTAA
- the rpsD gene encoding 30S ribosomal protein S4, with protein sequence MARYIGPKTKIARKFGAAIYGDDKNFEKRKNQPPGQHGPNKRRGAKKSEYAVQLMEKQKAKYTYGILERQFANLFEKAHRSKGVTGEVLLQLCESRLDNVVYRLGFAKTRSGARQLTSHRHVTVNGEILNIPSYLVKAGDVIAIREKSKSLEVVADALAAKSNYEWLQFNDEKKEGTFIAAPERIQIPEDIKEQLIVELYSK encoded by the coding sequence ATGGCAAGATATATTGGACCTAAAACTAAGATTGCTAGAAAGTTTGGTGCTGCAATCTACGGAGATGATAAAAACTTCGAGAAAAGAAAAAACCAACCGCCAGGACAACACGGTCCTAACAAAAGAAGAGGCGCAAAAAAATCTGAATATGCTGTTCAGTTAATGGAAAAGCAAAAAGCTAAATATACTTACGGTATTTTAGAAAGACAATTTGCTAACCTTTTCGAAAAAGCACACAGAAGTAAAGGTGTAACAGGTGAAGTTCTATTGCAACTTTGCGAATCAAGACTGGATAACGTTGTTTACAGATTAGGTTTTGCTAAAACAAGATCTGGTGCAAGACAATTGACTTCACACAGACACGTAACTGTGAATGGTGAAATCTTAAACATTCCATCTTATTTGGTAAAAGCTGGTGATGTAATCGCTATTAGAGAAAAATCTAAATCTCTTGAAGTTGTAGCTGACGCTTTGGCAGCTAAATCAAACTACGAGTGGTTACAATTCAACGATGAGAAGAAAGAAGGTACCTTCATCGCTGCTCCTGAAAGAATCCAGATTCCGGAAGACATCAAGGAACAGCTTATCGTCGAACTTTACTCTAAATAA
- the secY gene encoding preprotein translocase subunit SecY has protein sequence MKEFIQTLKNIWSLKELREKILFTLFIILVYRFASFISLPAINLAEVGDLLEHYKNQGGNKQGAGLLGLLSSFTGGAFSHASVMALGIMPYISASIIVQLMGMAIPYLQKLQKDGESGRNTLNQITRWLTIGVCLVQAPSYLTSITQLFLPYAQFQSAYFVDPNSIMFWLPSIVILVGGSVFAMWLGEKITDKGIGNGISILIMVGILSRLPEAFVQEIAVQNGKGGLGSIMIMVEVLFWMVVVLLAVVLSVAVRKIPIQYVSRAQARGGVNKNLMQGARQWIPLKVNAAGVMPIIFAQALMFVPGLLTKVDESNTFLAGFKNVFSWQYNVLFALLIIIFSFFYTAITIPVNQMADDLKRQGGLVPKVRPGKETADYLDDILSKITLPGSIFLAIFAVLPAIVHGSFVQTDAFALFFGGTSLLIMVGVILDTVQQINTYLLNHHYDGLMQSKLSRTTGY, from the coding sequence ATGAAAGAATTTATACAGACCCTCAAAAATATTTGGAGCTTAAAAGAGCTGAGAGAAAAAATTCTCTTTACTTTATTTATCATCCTTGTGTATAGATTCGCATCTTTCATCTCTCTCCCTGCGATTAACCTTGCAGAAGTGGGAGATCTCTTAGAGCATTATAAAAATCAAGGCGGAAACAAGCAGGGAGCAGGACTCCTTGGCTTGCTTTCGTCATTTACGGGAGGGGCGTTCAGCCACGCTTCTGTGATGGCGTTAGGTATCATGCCTTATATTTCTGCATCAATCATTGTTCAGCTGATGGGGATGGCAATTCCTTATCTTCAGAAACTACAGAAAGACGGAGAGTCTGGTAGAAACACACTGAATCAGATCACAAGATGGTTAACAATTGGGGTTTGTCTTGTACAGGCACCTTCTTATTTAACTTCGATCACTCAGCTGTTCTTACCTTACGCTCAGTTCCAGTCTGCGTATTTCGTAGATCCTAATTCAATTATGTTCTGGTTACCAAGTATTGTAATCCTGGTAGGCGGTTCCGTATTCGCAATGTGGCTGGGTGAGAAGATCACCGACAAAGGTATCGGGAACGGTATTTCTATCCTTATTATGGTGGGAATCCTTTCAAGATTACCGGAAGCATTCGTACAGGAAATCGCAGTTCAGAATGGTAAAGGAGGTTTAGGTTCTATCATGATCATGGTTGAAGTTCTATTCTGGATGGTAGTAGTTCTTTTAGCTGTTGTATTATCGGTGGCTGTAAGAAAAATTCCTATTCAGTATGTAAGCAGAGCTCAGGCAAGAGGAGGTGTAAATAAAAATCTAATGCAGGGTGCAAGACAGTGGATTCCGTTGAAAGTAAACGCAGCTGGTGTAATGCCGATTATCTTTGCTCAGGCATTGATGTTCGTACCTGGCTTGCTTACAAAAGTAGACGAATCTAACACGTTCCTTGCAGGTTTTAAAAATGTATTCAGCTGGCAGTACAATGTTTTGTTTGCCTTATTGATTATTATCTTTTCATTCTTTTATACAGCAATCACTATTCCTGTAAACCAAATGGCCGATGACCTTAAGAGACAAGGTGGTTTGGTACCAAAGGTAAGACCAGGGAAAGAGACTGCTGATTATCTGGATGATATATTGTCAAAAATTACTTTGCCAGGTTCAATATTTTTAGCTATCTTTGCAGTCCTTCCGGCAATTGTGCATGGAAGCTTTGTTCAGACAGATGCTTTTGCCCTGTTTTTCGGTGGTACATCGCTGTTGATCATGGTGGGAGTAATATTAGATACTGTTCAACAGATCAATACTTATCTGCTAAATCATCATTATGATGGCTTGATGCAGTCAAAATTGTCAAGAACAACCGGATATTAA
- the rpmD gene encoding 50S ribosomal protein L30: MATIKVKQVRSAIGRTKTQKRTLEALGFKKLHQVVEHEATPSILGMIAAVSHLLEVQK, from the coding sequence ATGGCAACAATTAAAGTAAAGCAAGTAAGAAGCGCTATTGGCAGAACAAAAACCCAAAAGAGAACGCTTGAAGCATTAGGATTTAAGAAACTTCACCAAGTTGTAGAGCACGAAGCTACGCCTTCTATCTTAGGAATGATCGCTGCTGTAAGTCACTTACTTGAAGTTCAAAAATAA
- the rplF gene encoding 50S ribosomal protein L6 gives MSRIGKAIITVPAGVTITEKEGVVTVKGPKGELSQELTGGVSIEQNDGQLTVSRPSDAKQHRALHGLYRALINNMVVGTTEGFTKKLELVGVGYRASHAGQKLELALGFSHGIVLEVPKEVIIDTLTEKGKNPIITLTSHDNQLLGMVAAKIRSFRKPEPYKGKGVRFVGEIVRRKAGKSA, from the coding sequence ATGTCAAGAATTGGTAAAGCAATTATAACAGTTCCAGCAGGAGTTACAATCACTGAAAAAGAAGGTGTAGTAACTGTAAAAGGTCCAAAGGGAGAACTTTCTCAGGAGCTTACTGGTGGAGTTAGTATTGAGCAAAACGACGGTCAGCTTACTGTAAGCAGACCATCTGATGCTAAACAACACAGAGCGCTACACGGTTTGTACCGCGCGTTGATCAACAACATGGTTGTGGGAACTACAGAAGGTTTCACAAAAAAATTAGAACTGGTAGGGGTAGGATACAGAGCTTCACACGCAGGTCAAAAACTTGAGTTAGCTTTAGGATTCTCTCACGGTATCGTTTTAGAAGTTCCAAAGGAAGTAATCATCGATACATTGACTGAAAAAGGTAAAAACCCAATTATTACTTTAACGTCTCACGACAATCAACTTTTAGGAATGGTTGCTGCAAAGATCAGATCTTTCAGAAAACCTGAACCGTACAAAGGAAAAGGTGTAAGATTCGTAGGAGAAATTGTTAGACGTAAAGCTGGTAAATCTGCTTAA
- the eno gene encoding phosphopyruvate hydratase, producing the protein MSYISYIDARQILDSRGNPTVEVDVYTESGAMGRAAVPSGASTGEHEAVELRDGGSEWMGKGVSKAVENVMDVISPELVGLPVYDQNLIDKIMIELDGTSNKGSLGANAILGVSLAAAKAAAAELKMPLYKYVGGVNANTLPVPMMNVINGGSHSDAPIAFQEFMVMPVKADSFSHALRKGTEIFHNLKSILHSRGLSTAVGDEGGFAPTFAGTEDALDTLLQAIEKAGYKPGDDVMIALDCAASEFYKDGVYDYRKFQTADAPQFSSSEQVSYLAELANKYPIISIEDGMQENDWEGWKMLTDKIGDRVQLVGDDLFVTNVERLARGVKEGIANSILVKVNQIGSLSETMAAVQMAQHNKFTSVMSHRSGETEDSTIADLAVAMNCGQIKTGSASRSDRMAKYNQLLRIEEALGDTAYFPGLDAFKINR; encoded by the coding sequence ATGAGTTACATTTCTTACATAGACGCAAGGCAGATCTTAGATTCAAGAGGAAATCCAACAGTTGAAGTTGATGTATATACGGAAAGTGGGGCAATGGGCCGTGCTGCCGTTCCTTCCGGAGCATCTACAGGAGAACATGAAGCAGTGGAATTGCGTGACGGTGGTTCTGAATGGATGGGGAAAGGTGTTTCTAAGGCTGTAGAAAATGTAATGGACGTTATTTCTCCGGAATTAGTTGGGCTTCCTGTGTATGATCAGAATTTAATCGACAAGATTATGATTGAGTTAGACGGTACAAGCAATAAAGGAAGCTTAGGAGCAAATGCTATTCTCGGTGTTTCTTTGGCTGCTGCAAAAGCTGCTGCTGCTGAGTTAAAAATGCCGTTATACAAATATGTTGGTGGTGTAAATGCCAATACACTTCCTGTACCGATGATGAATGTAATCAACGGTGGTTCTCACTCAGATGCGCCGATTGCTTTCCAGGAATTTATGGTAATGCCGGTAAAAGCAGATTCTTTCTCTCACGCGTTGAGAAAAGGTACTGAAATTTTCCACAACCTGAAATCTATTCTTCACTCAAGAGGTCTTTCTACTGCGGTAGGTGACGAAGGTGGTTTTGCACCGACTTTTGCAGGAACTGAAGATGCTTTGGATACTCTGCTTCAGGCAATTGAAAAAGCTGGTTATAAGCCGGGTGACGATGTAATGATTGCATTGGATTGCGCAGCTTCAGAATTCTACAAAGACGGAGTTTACGATTACAGAAAATTCCAGACTGCTGATGCGCCTCAGTTCTCAAGCAGCGAGCAGGTTTCTTACTTAGCTGAATTGGCAAACAAATATCCGATTATCTCTATCGAAGACGGTATGCAGGAAAATGATTGGGAAGGCTGGAAAATGTTAACTGATAAAATCGGCGACAGAGTACAGTTGGTTGGTGATGATTTGTTCGTAACCAATGTTGAAAGACTGGCAAGAGGTGTGAAAGAAGGAATTGCAAATTCAATTTTGGTTAAAGTAAACCAGATCGGTTCTCTTTCTGAAACTATGGCTGCTGTACAAATGGCTCAGCACAACAAGTTTACATCAGTAATGTCTCACAGATCGGGTGAAACTGAAGATTCTACAATTGCTGATTTAGCGGTTGCAATGAATTGCGGTCAGATTAAAACAGGTTCAGCTTCAAGATCAGATAGAATGGCGAAATATAACCAATTACTAAGAATTGAGGAAGCTTTGGGCGATACAGCTTATTTCCCTGGATTAGACGCATTTAAGATTAACAGATAA
- a CDS encoding response regulator gives MLGIDVISKIKKDLPKTQFIMCTSFEDDEKVFNSLKSGATCYLIKGESMDKILSSIRDVYNGGVPMKFLNCQKSFKSYWK, from the coding sequence ATGCTCGGCATCGATGTCATTTCAAAAATCAAAAAAGATCTTCCGAAAACCCAATTCATTATGTGTACCAGTTTTGAAGATGACGAAAAAGTCTTCAACTCTCTTAAATCAGGAGCCACTTGCTATCTCATAAAAGGCGAAAGCATGGATAAGATTCTCAGTTCAATCCGTGATGTCTACAACGGCGGTGTCCCGATGAAGTTTCTCAATTGCCAGAAAAGTTTTAAATCATATTGGAAATAA
- a CDS encoding citrate synthase, which produces MSDNKVILNYDGNSYEFPIVDSTIGDRGIDISKLRDQTGLITLDLGYKNTGATLSDITYLDGDQGELFYRGYPIEQIAEKSNFTEVMYLLLHGELPTEEQFNTFNGNIKKYNFVAEEMKKIIDAFPRSAHPMGVLSTLTSALTAFNPKAVNVQSKEEMDLAAELLIAKFAHLCAWTYRKTLGLPLNHGDNSLNYVENFYKMAFRLPNEEFEINPVVTEALDKLLILHADHEQNCSTSTVRMVGSAHTGLFASVSAGISALWGPLHGGANQAVIEMLELIEKDGGDVNKWVAKAKDKNDSFRLMGFGHRVYKNFDPRAKIIKKAADDLLAALGIEDKALDIAMQLEKVALEDEYFIERKLYPNVDFYSGIIYRALGVPTEMFTVMFALGRLPGWIAQWKEMRLKGDPIGRPRQVYQGAQKRDYIDISNR; this is translated from the coding sequence ATGTCAGACAACAAAGTTATATTGAATTACGACGGTAATTCGTATGAATTTCCTATCGTAGATAGTACAATCGGAGACAGAGGAATAGATATTTCAAAATTAAGAGACCAAACGGGTCTTATTACCTTAGATTTAGGATACAAAAATACAGGTGCTACATTAAGTGACATCACGTATCTTGACGGAGATCAGGGAGAGTTGTTCTACAGAGGATATCCTATCGAGCAAATCGCTGAGAAGTCAAACTTTACAGAAGTAATGTACCTGTTGTTACACGGTGAGTTGCCAACTGAAGAGCAGTTCAATACCTTCAACGGTAACATCAAAAAATATAACTTCGTAGCAGAGGAGATGAAAAAAATCATCGATGCTTTCCCTCGTTCTGCTCATCCAATGGGAGTTTTATCTACATTGACATCTGCTTTAACTGCGTTTAACCCTAAAGCGGTTAACGTACAGTCTAAAGAAGAGATGGATCTTGCTGCTGAATTGCTTATTGCTAAATTCGCTCACCTTTGTGCGTGGACTTACAGAAAAACTTTAGGTTTACCATTAAACCACGGAGATAATAGCTTAAACTATGTAGAGAATTTCTACAAAATGGCTTTCAGACTACCAAACGAGGAGTTTGAAATCAATCCTGTAGTAACTGAAGCTTTAGATAAATTATTAATCCTTCACGCTGACCACGAGCAAAACTGTTCTACATCTACTGTAAGAATGGTGGGTTCTGCTCACACAGGTCTTTTTGCATCAGTTTCTGCCGGTATTTCGGCACTTTGGGGTCCACTTCACGGTGGCGCAAACCAAGCCGTTATCGAAATGCTTGAATTGATCGAAAAAGATGGTGGAGACGTCAACAAATGGGTTGCTAAAGCGAAAGATAAAAACGACAGCTTCCGTTTGATGGGCTTTGGTCACAGAGTTTACAAAAACTTCGATCCAAGAGCAAAAATCATCAAAAAAGCTGCTGACGATTTGTTAGCCGCACTAGGAATTGAAGACAAAGCTTTGGATATTGCAATGCAGTTAGAAAAAGTAGCTCTTGAAGACGAATATTTCATCGAAAGAAAATTATATCCAAACGTAGATTTCTATTCGGGTATAATTTACAGAGCATTGGGAGTTCCTACAGAAATGTTTACCGTAATGTTTGCATTGGGAAGACTTCCAGGATGGATCGCTCAGTGGAAAGAAATGAGATTAAAAGGAGACCCAATCGGGAGACCAAGACAGGTTTACCAAGGAGCTCAAAAAAGAGATTACATCGATATTTCAAACAGATAA
- the infA gene encoding translation initiation factor IF-1, translating into MAKQKHIEQDGVITEALSNAQFRVELENGHMLIAHISGKMRMHYIKLLPGDKVKLEMSPYDLSKGRITFRY; encoded by the coding sequence ATGGCAAAACAAAAACATATTGAACAGGACGGCGTGATTACAGAAGCGCTTTCCAACGCACAGTTTCGTGTAGAACTGGAAAACGGGCATATGCTTATCGCTCATATTTCAGGGAAGATGAGAATGCATTATATTAAACTGTTACCTGGTGATAAGGTAAAACTTGAAATGTCTCCTTACGATCTTTCGAAAGGGAGAATTACATTTAGATACTAA